The stretch of DNA GGGACGGGTGCCGTTTTCCGTGAGGGCGGCCTGGATGACAGGTAGGGGATAGTGGGCCCCTGTGTCCATGCCGGGGCATCCCCGGGACGCCTCCCGCCAGGCCTGTGGGGTACCGAGGTTAGACGACCAGAATGGCCATGTGCGGCACTGGACCGGGCGCACGGAATGGATGCGGCAGGCGGTTTTGCCGTCAGAGTGGCGGTCGAGGAACTCACAATCGCCGTTGCGGTGCTCCAGCAGACTGCGGCCTCGGCCGACACGGCGAACGTGCCGCTTGTTAAACTCGGTGGGTGTCAGACTGAGGAAGGTAGCCATTTGCTCGATTTCTTCGGAATTGACCCACACATAGCCCGGCGCGCCACTGCAGCAGTTGCCGCATTGGGTACACGCGAAGCGCAGCCCGTCGGCGTACCAGGGAGCACTCGGAGCAGGTGTGCTCACGATGCCTTCCCGCAACATTTTTTGAATTTCTTGCCCGAGTTACAGGGGCAAGGATCGTTACGGCCGGTTGTTCGGCCTGCCTGGGCCTGCTCCACGGGCTCATCCGGCAGCGGTGGGGCGTCGGGGTCAACGACATCGGAGGACTGTCGTTTACGCTCCTGGATGCGGTCGAAGTGCTTCTTGAACTG from Phycisphaerales bacterium encodes:
- a CDS encoding SEC-C domain-containing protein, which produces MSDQFKKHFDRIQERKRQSSDVVDPDAPPLPDEPVEQAQAGRTTGRNDPCPCNSGKKFKKCCGKAS
- a CDS encoding YkgJ family cysteine cluster protein is translated as MSTPAPSAPWYADGLRFACTQCGNCCSGAPGYVWVNSEEIEQMATFLSLTPTEFNKRHVRRVGRGRSLLEHRNGDCEFLDRHSDGKTACRIHSVRPVQCRTWPFWSSNLGTPQAWREASRGCPGMDTGAHYPLPVIQAALTENGTRPL